AATATCAAATTTCAAGATATCTGCTAGTCCTATGAAAATACTTTACATTTCATTTAATCATAAAAACTTCAGATGATTAAGTTTAGTAAACAGATACTGAGTTACAAATTACCTTAACCCGCGATCAACTATCCGTCCCAATTCAACAGCAGATTCCCCAGTACGACCTACTTCAAACGAAGGATCTGCCATTGGAGAGAACTCAGTAAATATGGCAAGAGTACCTTCATTAGGGCGATCACGGTAAGGTTGCACTAGTTGTGATGTTACAAACCCCATTACGCGAGTCTGGCCTAGCTGGACTTCTGATGAGCCATCTTCACTGTTCAGACACCAAAAAGTTCACAATTGTATTTAGACCCACACACCCACAATTATCACTAAAACAAACATCatctaaattaaaattaaagagcatagagaaaaaaaaaatatgtataggAGGTTTTATATATTTCAAGATCCAATATATTTACTCAAGTGGTAAAACAAATGCGCTGCTTAAGAATGTCAAAGCATACATGAACCTATCATGGAAAATTACAAAAGTACAACAACTACTCTACTGCTGGCCAACACATTggcagatgaaaagatgaatgTTTGCAGAAATGACTGGCAAAACGACTGGGAAAATCGGGAAGAGAATTTGTTACCTGCCAAACTGGATAGTTAGGTTTCGGTAATCAAAAGGGCCACGACCGTCAGTTCGGAGGTCGGAGAGCAGTGCTGTTTGAATGAAGTTCTTGTCATTGACGGTCATCCGCCAGGAATTGGGCAACCGCTGCTCCATAATTGGTTATTCTCTTCGGCTTTGGAGATTGAGGTGGGGATAGGTGGCGGCACCGCCGACGATGGTGTGAATCGTTGGATGTTAGAACCACAGCAAAGGGTTTTAGATTCTTTAGGGTTTTTCTGTTAACGTTGTTATGCAATTATGTGGTTTTGAATTAAACTTGTGAGCacgatatattttattattttttaaattttaaattatataaaaatattaaaatagcaTCGTTTCTGAATtagattaattgataataaaaaataatttatattaatttaaatattagtaattaatttaaaatagtgtTTAACAATGTTATCAATTAAATGAATatgatattaaatttaatgaatatcatataataataataatttaagtcaatctctttttaaataaataagattaAATTATCAATATAACAAGATTAATacacttaatataataattttagaCTCTTAAAAGTTTATTaatccctccatcccattacaaatgtcccactaCAAATGTCACATtcttttttttgacaaaatatTCTTTcactatacctaatatttaaataattttcatcaattcactttatctactaattatacatattacacatttcttaatctttgtgacataaataattcaaaaatagggaaaaaaaagggtaaatatcattttaaatctcaaactattttcgcactatcaattatatcttaACTATCGAAAATGATTTagccttgaactatcaatttgaATTAACTGTACCATTCATCCATTTTTTTTTGCTCCAAAATTTTGATGTGGCTCACCAGATGCCAAGGTCTAATTAGAATTATTCTTGTTTACCTACATTATATAAAACGACGTGAGTATATGTCTtgctaattaaaaattcaaaggataaaaaatagataaagggtacaattgatatacaattaatagttcaaggtttaaaaaattaattgataatacgaaaataatttggggtttaaagtgatatctactaaaaaaattactattaaaACTCCTCttcatattattatatagatatagatgagCAATCGGAGGAAAATTATGTCTTCAAAATACTCATCAGTCAAATGTCTACCAACTGACTCTTATGTTGTTATAAGCTAACATACTTAGGGCATGTTTGATATGAGTTTAAaagcaggataagttaaattagtatggatttatgtagtgtttgatattatgtgttactaatatggtcaactccaagtttatcccaagaccctagcttattttgtgggattaacccacactaattatcccaccttccccatgggattaacccacactaattattccaccccctccataagctactaatttaggtatttgatatattaatccaacctatttcaatggataccaaacactttttgggattaattactaatgatatcaaacacccatctgagattagaaatcatgactaatccacactaaattatcaggataatttatatcctgattaatccaatactgaaaatcaaacgggccctTAGGGCGTGTTTGTTAGGGGTTATAAGACCCATCAAATATATAATACGGTTAAGGAATCCTGCGCTCTCCTTAATCCGGGGTCCTACGTGGCATCTCTAAGAATTCACCATTTAAAATCCCTACAATTCTAGAGCCTCTAGCTCAATTCCCTATCATTGACGTGGCAATATAATTCCACATCacttatattatactccctccgtcccaataatgaagacacacttcatttgggcacagagattaaggagAGGTAGTTTAGATGATAAAGTGTTGTGGCCCACATCATTAGTGTTTTGCTTAATTTAAGTTTAGTGAATTTGTTGACTTTCATTTTAAGTTTTgactttatattttaaatatttaaataattaaatttcaaaaatttaattaatttatttaaattaatttttttatccagaattttttttattcactgTTATCAATTCAAATTCATTTTATTCCACTTAAGTTAAAGAATGAAAAACTGAAAAGGATGCTGCACTCCTTTCAAAATTTACAAACTGAAATTAAAAGAgacattaattgaaaaaaatggcGGCTCATTCAATTTCATTTCAGAATCTGGGGGTTAAATTTCCCACCAAAAAATCGAGCATTACAGCTTATAAAAGGGAGTTCAGAATCTGCCATTTCCCACCAGCTTTCTCACAAAATtcacacaaaaagaaaaagaaaaagatgacTAGAAGAAAAGATTTAACAAGTGAAGAAAGGCAAGTTGTTGCACTCTTCCTTCTTCGCAACAGTGCAGGCGGCAAGCTGAACTACGGCACTCAAAAGGCTGCCATGTTGAAGTGGGGCTGCTGTAGGAGTTCGATCGCTCGTCTATGGAAGGCTGCAAAGGAAGAACAAGCACAAGGTCAATTAATATGTGTTCAAAGTAAAAAAATCAACAAGGTTAGAAGGAAAAGAGTTCATATCGATTTAGATTTAATTTCAAGTTTGGAATTGCACAAAAGAGGAACAATTAGAAGGCTAGCAACAGGTATCAACTGCTCGAAGTCAACAGTGGGTAGATGGATATCAAGAGGGCTGATCAGAGCTCATTCAAGTGCTATCCGACCTGATTTGACAGCCCCCAACAAGCTATTACGGCTTAAGTTCTCTCTTGAACAGATTGAGTATGATAGAATATGCATGGCCCTAAAGTTTAAGCCTATGCACAATGTAGTGCATATTGATGAGAAGTCGTTCTATATCACCAAGACAAACCACAAATTTTACTTAACACCACAAGAAACTGAACCACATCGCACATGTAAGAGTAAGAAGTTCATCACTAAGGTTATGTTTATGTGTGCGGTGTGTAGACCAATTTTCGACACAGATGGGAGTGTGTTGTTTGATGGCAAAATAGGAATCTTTCCTTTCACTGAGATGGTGCCAGCCAAGAGATCAAGCAAGAACAGGCAGGCTGGAACATTAAAAGAGAAGACAATTCAGTCCATCACTAAAGAAGTGATCAAGGACTGCATCATCAATAAGGTATGGATGTCAAATGACAAATGTATGCAATGCCATTCTAATTTAGTAGGTTTTCAGTTGTTCATTTCATATGCAACTTAATTTAAGATCAATGGATATTTATTTCAGTTGTTCATTGCATGCTTGAACAGATTATTCCAGCAATAAAGGCAAAATGGCCTGCAAAACAATCTTCATTCAACAAGATAATGCTAAGCCGCATATTAAAGACAGTGATCCAGATTTTAGGGCTGCTGCAACAGCCGATGGCTTTGATATTAGGATTGTCCATCAACCTCCAAATAGCCCTGACACCAACATCAATGACTTGGGTTGGTTTAGGGCTATTCAAAGCTTGCAAGTGCAATCAGTTTGCTCAAACGTGGAAGATTTAGTTAAAGCAGTTCAGATTTCATTCAATGAGCTAAGTCTTAATACATTGAATGCTGTTTTCTTGAGTTTACAGGGTTGCTTAACTGAGATAATGAAAGTGAGAGGGCAAAACAGTTACAAGCTCCCACATATGAAGAAGGGAGTGCTTGCAAGACAAGATGCACTTCCATTGACTTTGGAAGTGCCAAAACAGCTAGTGGAAGAGTGCATTCAGTACTTGCTTGACAAAGGAGTAGTTGAAGGTATTCCCCAACTGAAAGAAGCTTTGGGAATAGACACTTGTAGTATTAGATCAATGGAGGCTGCCATGTTGATTGAGACTGCCTGCATTGGTTAGTTTGGTTGTTCTTATCAGTTTTTAAGGCACATATGGGTATAGTTGAAGGGGCAGGTTTAGGGATTTCTATAGAAACATGTGAAAATCAGTAGAAAGTGGAgcatattttttgtaaatgacTCCCATTTTGTAAATGACCCTCATTTTGTAAATGACCCCCATTTTGTAAAGCTTAAGTGATTTTAGAGGGAAGTTTTTGAATATGCATGCCACAACACAAGTGCAATCAAAGGGCAATCAGCCCTCATACCAACACATAGGGCCAACACCACATTAATCACACAAAATTAGTCACAAGATAGAACCACATTGGCTGCCAAAATCGAAACCAGAGAGCAATCAGCCCTCATACCAACACATAGGGCCAACACCACATTCAATCACACAAAATTAGTCACAAGAAAGAACCACAGAGGCTGCCAAAATCGAAATCAGAGGGCAATCAGCCCACAATCTCATATAAATTGCAGATTAATCATAGATTTATTAAGAACGCAACCAAAGGGAACATATTGAGCAAAGAATCATCATTTCAGCATTAATAATCCATCTACCACACTGAACTCCTCCGCCAAACCCTAGATTGCACAGAAACACGAGCGAATAGAACAATCTCACCCTTTTAGAGCCGAATACATGGTCTCGACCATTCTTAGAAAAGCAGGGGAGCATCGGCGCCACCAATCGTCGCCGGCAGCCTCTTCCCCTCGCGCACGACGTCGTCCCACTTCTCCGTACACAGAAAAGGGAGTAGATCCGAGTCTTCGACCTTCATCGCGGTAGAGGGCCGGCGATAAATAGGGCATCGAACCGGAGACGGCACCACCGTCAAACCCTCCTCAAAAGCACCGCCGGACTCCTGGAACCCCTGTAAATCGCCGCTGCTCTCATACACATAACCAGACGGCGGCGAAGGCAGCGGAGGTAAAAGATCGAAGAATTCTTCGTCCTCCGAATCAGGGACGAATTCAGAGTTCAAATAGGCCTCCCAACCCAATTTATCGGCCATTTGAACGATGGGTGAGGTGGATTTAACAGATGGTGGAGACGGATTCAGGGTGAGGGCGGCGGAACCCTAGGGTTCTAACAGGAGGGCGGCGCAATTTTCGGAGGGTAAATAATCGGAGACAAAGGGAGGCGTAGCGGAGGAGTATGAGGACGGCAGATCAGATCGGAGAAGGGCGGCGGCGTATTGGAGGGCGGCAGATCAGATCGGAGAAGACATGGTGAAAGAGAAGAGAGAACATtcgagagagagacagagatgAGGCTGATATGAGGGAGGCGGACGTTTCAATTTCTAGGGctagtgtttttttttgttatttatattaGTCATTAAGGTTAAGTTAATTCTAATTTGGCaaccctaattatttccatatatagaaatgtgtcttcattattgggacaacccgaaaaggaaagtgtgtcttcattattgggacggagggagtatatgattatTTCTTTAAGCTATTTTCCTTCACCAATTTTTGATATCACCAATTTCAATTCCTCTTCACACACGTCTTCACACACAAATGATTTCACCCTCACATTCACCAATCCTGCGCTCTTAATCCTCCACCAGATTTCCACCAACTGCACTCGGATTCCAGTCGCCACCGCCGCCTTCACCGCGCCGGCCACCTCCCTTCCCCCGCAAGCCCTCCGATCTGCATCGCCgcctctttctttcttcaatcggcGGCTCCACCCCCCACCGCTATCTCCGCCGCACATTCACCAATCCTGCGCTCTTAATCCTCCACCAGATTTCCACTAATTGCACTCGGATTCCAGTCGCCACCGCCGCCTTCACCGTGCCGGCCACCTCCCTTCCCCCGCAAGCCCTCCCATCTGCATCGCCgcctctttctttcttcaatcggcGGCTCCACCCCCCACCGCTCTCTCCGCCGCTCCCGCAGCCTCAGCCGCTTCTCCCGCCCCATTGCGCCGGAGCCGGAGGCCGAGATGGACTACATAAAAAACGTGCCCAGGGGAAAATTCGTCAACACCACGAGGGGCTCGACCTCACTGGCACCAACCGCGAAGCGCCGAgcccctagatccccaaagTCTCACCGCCTCTTTGTGATTTCCGGCGAACACGACAGCCATGTCCGCCGATCTGCCACCTCCCTTCTCCCATATGGTAAGTATTAAATGTTtgactattttaaatatagaatgattattattttagaaagaacaaattttggaaagatttttaaCAATGGAAACATAAACCCTAGAtttttatgttaattaattttccGTAGCTGCAAAGAAAtttttttggaaacaattttaTCAAAGGAAACTTAAACCCTAGATTTTCATCTATAAATTCATTAGTTGAATTATTAAAGATACAGCAGACGCAAGgtaaccttcttcttcttcttttgttgtctttcttttcttttgtattAACGCGGCCATacctccttcttctttttcttcttttttccagaTTTTTTGTTTAGAGGATTAAGGGATTGCTTACTTCCCTGTTTTGGCGGGTGGCGGCTGGAATTTTTTTAGACATTATCGTAGACAAACAGGAAGAAATTATCATTATATGACCAAGGTTTGTGATTTGATAAAGTTCATCGATTCATCACACaaataaatatgaataattgTGCAGGGATAACATAGCTGATAATGCTAATCTTGATTGTTTTGTATATAATTGAGGTGGCTTGATCTTGATGGGTTGGTGCTAATCTTGATTGTTTCGTTGCAGTCACTGGTGGTCTAGGTCTAGCTAAACAGCTTGCTTTATTTTCATTTGACCTTAAATCTGGTGTTCTGTTGCTATTTAAGATGTAATCATGCAGATACCACAACTTGTATTATGTTCATAAAAACTGATTCTTATATTGAcgtaaataaaatagaattcaACATTATGCTTTATTTTCATTTGACCTTAAATCTGGTGTTCTGTTGCTATTTAAGATGTAATCATGTGGATGGAAATTAACGCTGCCATATTAACATTTCTGGATGCATGGTATACTGGTAAATCTGTTAGTGACTGATGCTCATTTCTTTTGTTAGATTTGTCATATTTTAAGCCATTTTACTGCACCCCAATTCCAATTCCATCTACATGagttttgatatatatatattaaaaaaaaaactgatagaatatttaaattttgatattgaaTTGAATGCCaacatatttttctttaatatttctATCTTAAACATAGGAGATGTCAACATCAAGAAAGAAGATTCAATTGAATGCCATAAATGACAACACGAGAAATAAGCTTGTGGTGGTCAGGATACTTCGATTGTGGATTCAAAAGGACATAACAGGAAAGGAAGGAATTTAGATGATTGTAGTGGATGAAATGGTAATTGTTCATTAttggttattttttttttagccgGAGACTTTATCTATGTAGTCTATACATACTTTTTTTATGTGCAGGGTGACAAAATTCAAGCTACAATCTCTACGGGGTTGAAAAACAAGTTTTTTGATCTACTAAAAGAGGGccaaatttatgtttttgaaAACTTTCAAGCTATCAAAAATAATCCAAGCTTTCAATATGCCAAAATCAATCATCAATGTAGGATCGGCTTTGATCTTGCTACTAATGTGTCGGAACCTAAGGAGTTTGTGGAAATTGTGAAATATGGATTCCAATTTGTACCTTTCAAGGAAATACAATCGCATGATAGCATGTTTGTTTTGGGTAAGaataattttcttaaataatgatctatatattaaattttacatGTTCATgccatattttattaaaatataaattatactactTGCAGATATTCTCGGCGAGGTCAAGAACGACACAATTACAATAGAATGGGCGGACTTCAAAGGTAGAAAAGCCAGCAAATGTGACGTCACATTGGAAGATGCATAGTATGATTTTTACTAATTCTTTAATTCATTATCGATAGTCATTATCTAACTTTTTGATTCACTTATATATGCTATGTTGACATTAGTGGAACACAAGTAACTTGTGTGTTGTGGGAGTCTTTTGCTGATGAACTAAAGTCTTTTATGGAGTCCAAGAAAAATGAAGACAAAGAGCCCGTTCTCGTGGCTTTGCAATTTGCGAAGATATCAACTTTCAAAGGTTtaagatttattaattgttCTAAGTATATAAAAAGGATGATCAAAATTATTCACAaattttgtatttcattttagGGAAAACCTTCATTTCCACAATGAAGCATGCAACTCGGTTCTTTATCAGTCCGGAAATCCAACAGGTCAAAGAGTTTATTCTTAGGTTTGTAATTGAACATACACTACTTATTTTCAAATTGTTTatagttttaattatttttttttatattaatttgatatttctttattGATGTTACTATTATATTAAGGCGTGGGACTGGAAATCTATTGAGTTGTTCTATCACAAACATTTCGAGTAGTGGTGGAGAATTTAAAAGTGAGGATTGGTTGAATGGTTCTCTCGCGAGAACCATTAAGCAGATGGTTAACTCGGATGAGGTATACATAGCATAGTGATTATTCAAGGttgggattttttttaattgatagcaccaaaatttaattttaattatttattttttaatttttaggttGGTACCTATATATGCAAGGGGACTATTAGAGACATTCATCCTACGGAATCATGGTTCTATGAAGCATGCGGGAATGATAGATGCTATAAAGGTATTGCAAAAGGAAGTAAAGTCGGAGACCAATGCAAAAAGTGCAAGCGTCCGATTGGGTCAATCCATATAAGGTTATTTACATATTTACCATTATTTTTGTATCTAatattatatatgttttatacaTTTTCTAGTTTACATctatataaatttacaaaatatcttttaatttgttgttttCTGGTTATTATTAGATATTTGATGAAGGTACTCataaatgatgatgatgatgacatGGAGCAGGCAACATACTTTACATTATTTGAAGATTGTGctctttattttcttaaaaaaactGCTAACCAACTCATGGAGGAGATGGAGAATGAGGTAAAGGATCGTTCAAAACTTAAATCTAGGTTTCGGGTATATATTTGACATTCATTTTTTGCTTAAATATTTGCAAAAGAACTCATGGAGTcctatttaaattaattaagattaatgcATCAGCCATGAATCACGTATGTATGTCGTAATGTAAGTCAATTAATCTTTAAACTCCATGTTTATTTCATAATCTCAAacttttatttgaaatttgtaATCAGACTGGAGATAGGAATGGAACCCCTGAGGCACTCACCATCATGCTTGATAGACAATGTCTTTTTAAAGTTGAAGTGGGTACGAGGTTTGGTGATCGGACATATACTGTGAAGAAAATAACTGAAGATGTTGATATTATGGCAAATTTTTCTAAGCTTTGTCCTGATGAGGTAAGCGTATTCATTTATGCAACAGATAAATAGATTATGTAttggttatttttaaataaaatagaattcttaattgatgtttttttatgaaattttagGAAGTCGCCTCAAGATACAAGGGTTCTACCAATTTCACTGAGAAAAATGCAAATGAAAAggtaaataaaatattgtacAGAAGTACTCATTTTTACattatattgaaattatattttatatctaatttttttattgtaggaTCATATAGAGGTGATTGAAGAATCGTGTTCCAATTCTACGAGCACTCAAATCACTCCACAGAAAAGAAGTCCTAATGACCTGTACAGAGATCATACTGGCGGTGATGATTTACAATTGTCATCAACAAAGATCTTGAAGAAGTAGATGACATTTAACAATTtgatttgagattttttttattgttatttttcaatGGATTATTTGAAAGATATTTAGACGATTGTGGTTCATTTtatttggataatattatttttgttgaacaatttcattaattgaccaattttattttttagttttgttggagaaatattttgaatttatttacattcaaaatatataattcAAGAAAATCGAGGTGGGGCCAATAATACATATGCAATGATACAAGTAGTTGTCGATGGGGCTTAATCTGGGAATTGAACATGAGACCTTCCCCAAAATCTCTCAACTACTCTTTATcaatatgtatgtatgtatttaGGTAACTTTATTTTCATTCAGCGCTACAAGTAATTAAGGTATTAGAGTTAATATTTTTACCAATTCTTATTCTCATTTATGcccaaagaaaaacaaaaacaaggaatagaaataaaaaatgtaaGACTTCGATTTGTAATTGTTTGTTGCGTAAGTCTTTTTTATATAGTCAAAGGAAAATAATAGTTTAATTTATCGGCCCAAGCATGCATATCAAGATAGATACATTCATTTTTTTCGCTTTGTTTATAAATAGATGACTACAGTTACAACTAATTAACTCATCTACATAATTAAATTAGGTGAGGGATCTTACGTGTAATCCATATATTCACCTTTTAATATTCCCCATTCTTGACACCCATACGTATATAAACCGGTATATATGTGTGGTTGTTTGTGGGTGTGACAAAAAACTATAAATTAGACTAAAAGTTCTTAATATTTACGTATAGCGAGGTCGAATATATTGAAGAATAGGATAGCAAATTTCCTTTCTTACCATGTTTCATATGGCAACGTATTGTTTGAAAGTTAAAAACAATAATTTCTTGCCTTTTCAATTCGTTTTGGGAAGGAATTTAGATAGCAGATTTTGTCTTCTCAATATATTCCCTCTTCCTCAAGAAACTAATGGAAGGAAACTTTCTGTATATGAATACAATGCTTAACTATATAAAGAGGTTCATAGCAAAGGATTTTACACACAAATTGAAACAGTAGCTACATATAACAACTCATTCCTTCGATTTAGTTTCTTTGGTGGTAATTTGTTCCAATTCCGGGTGAGTTATTGGCTCCACAATTGCAAGAAATCTGTTTTCAAATTTTGCATATTATGTGTTTGATAAAATGCTTGAGAGAGCCTGCAAATTTTTCTTTACATTCTTTAATatctataaataaaatttaatacttGACGTTTCTCATCACATCTGAATTTTATCTTAGCCCATATAAAATCTAATATTGtgctttatatatattttcgtttttttagaattaaatatattttatgattttaactTTTACCAAATTCCGATGTATAATACCAACTTCAATTGCTTTTTTTTATCTATCATGAACCGCAAGAAATATTTGCTTATTGTAGGCTAGGATATTGACCTTTTGAAATAATTATGgaataaacataaatataaatataaatataattgtaGTCAAAAATTGGTAGGGTTCATAATCAAATTGATtcgaaataaatatattttggtTATAGTTTCTATGCATTTTCTACCTTTGGTTTATTAAATAAAGTTTCTATTATTTATATTGGTTAAAGTTCGTAAACTTTCTAATATAGAATAATAATGTTGGTTTATATTGTTGATGTGCCGATCTTCTAAATTAATTTGGATTTATTGCACGTGTTGTTACAGTTTCATTATATTGAAAAACTTTAATGATGGGGATGTGGTCACTCTTCAACGAGCTTCACCCTTTGTCAATGACACCTACAGTTAAAGCGAGACTGATAAGATCTTATGGCATGCCTTCAACCAAAAATGATGAGTTAAATAGTTTTGAATGCATATTCCATGATATAGAGgtataatttatatatcaaaCTTTATGATTAAATGAATATGTAAATGCATATTGATATAGATATAATGATTAAAATGTAAGGGAACTAGGTATCATTTCACGgcatcaaaatttataatatctAAGTTGATCTCTAAATTTGAAGAAGGATGGCTTTATGCTATACGGAACTTCGGTGTTACACATAATCATTCAAAGTTTAGAGTTACGTCACATAAGTACAAAGCAACTTTTTATGGAAACACACAAGTTAGAGTTGAAACtaatacaatgtttcctaataTCATTTATGCATTCAAGACCTTTGATGATATTCAATCGATTGAAAACATTGCGGATGCTGTTCCAATTggtaatgataaaatatttttatactttttctttatatatttttatatacgcTACAAACTCTTAGTTATGACGTATGTGGCTCGTGCAGATGTTATAGGCAAAGTCGCCTCGAAGCCTAATCCAACAAAACAGATAACTCGAGAtggtaaagaaaaaaaatattggatCTTACTCTTATTGATATCGAGTGagtatttatgtatatattttttggtCATTCTTTCTTTGTTATTAAATTAACTTTTGTTGTTCTTGCAATATtgtataatatttattaaaggGGAAAGACAATATCTTGCACACTGtgtgatgaggactgaaatatgcaccagcgctctgctaaacataacgggaatatttctagttatgattatgattattattattattattattattattattattattattattattattattattattattattattattattattattattattattattattattattattgtggttatttctgataTTTGGTACAGGATTGCCCTGACTCTCAGCTTGGCTCAGCTCGGCTCCGCTTTCCAGCTCTGATGACTCAATTTCAAGATGTAGATTAGAATAACGGGGCTTGGGCTTGATTCATGgggctaatgggctttaggggTCTGATGGGCCCAAGGGCCTTAAGTTTAtgttcatgcttataaatagggccttgatGCATAGATTAAGGAGATAGTCATTTTTCTAGCCTACAACTTGTAAACTGTAAAATACTCTCTcgattatagtggaaaacccccaaaacccccgtggacgtaggtcttctcgactgaaccacgtaaatccggtgtcgttttgCTGCTTTTATTTACCGTAttatttctcgtttcaccacTGTGGGATAATTATGTTGATATATTCATGAATCAATATGAAGAACGCCAAATGGATGTCAACGTTATTGTATTACAATTTTGCAGCCTAAGTATGTTTCGAGGTAAGTACAATCTTCACTCTTAACCGAATTTATAACTTTAAGCAATAACTtcacaatatttaaaattttgttaacttttaaatttatagGTACTGTAAAAGTGCAAAGTAGATATCAAGTTACTAAAATTTT
The genomic region above belongs to Salvia miltiorrhiza cultivar Shanhuang (shh) chromosome 5, IMPLAD_Smil_shh, whole genome shotgun sequence and contains:
- the LOC130986150 gene encoding uncharacterized protein LOC130986150 isoform X1, with the protein product MIVVDEMGDKIQATISTGLKNKFFDLLKEGQIYVFENFQAIKNNPSFQYAKINHQCRIGFDLATNVSEPKEFVEIVKYGFQFVPFKEIQSHDSMFVLDILGEVKNDTITIEWADFKGRKASKCDVTLEDAYGTQVTCVLWESFADELKSFMESKKNEDKEPVLVALQFAKISTFKGKTFISTMKHATRFFISPEIQQVKEFILRRGTGNLLSCSITNISSSGGEFKSEDWLNGSLARTIKQMVNSDEVGTYICKGTIRDIHPTESWFYEACGNDRCYKGIAKGSKVGDQCKKCKRPIGSIHIRYLMKVLINDDDDDMEQATYFTLFEDCALYFLKKTANQLMEEMENETGDRNGTPEALTIMLDRQCLFKVEVGTRFGDRTYTVKKITEDVDIMANFSKLCPDEEVASRYKGSTNFTEKNANEKDHIEVIEESCSNSTSTQITPQKRSPNDLYRDHTGGDDLQLSSTKILKK
- the LOC131025536 gene encoding uncharacterized protein LOC131025536, coding for MTRRKDLTSEERQVVALFLLRNSAGGKLNYGTQKAAMLKWGCCRSSIARLWKAAKEEQAQGQLICVQSKKINKVRRKRVHIDLDLISSLELHKRGTIRRLATGINCSKSTVGRWISRGLIRAHSSAIRPDLTAPNKLLRLKFSLEQIEYDRICMALKFKPMHNVVHIDEKSFYITKTNHKFYLTPQETEPHRTCKSKKFITKVMFMCAVCRPIFDTDGSVLFDGKIGIFPFTEMVPAKRSSKNRQAGTLKEKTIQSITKEVIKDCIINKVWMSNDKYYSSNKGKMACKTIFIQQDNAKPHIKDSDPDFRAAATADGFDIRIVHQPPNSPDTNINDLGWFRAIQSLQVQSVCSNVEDLVKAVQISFNELSLNTLNAVFLSLQGCLTEIMKVRGQNSYKLPHMKKGVLARQDALPLTLEVPKQLVEECIQYLLDKGVVEGIPQLKEALGIDTCSIRSMEAAMLIETACIG
- the LOC130986150 gene encoding uncharacterized protein LOC130986150 isoform X2, with protein sequence MDSNLYLSRKYNRMIACLFWNDTITIEWADFKGRKASKCDVTLEDAYGTQVTCVLWESFADELKSFMESKKNEDKEPVLVALQFAKISTFKGKTFISTMKHATRFFISPEIQQVKEFILRRGTGNLLSCSITNISSSGGEFKSEDWLNGSLARTIKQMVNSDEVGTYICKGTIRDIHPTESWFYEACGNDRCYKGIAKGSKVGDQCKKCKRPIGSIHIRYLMKVLINDDDDDMEQATYFTLFEDCALYFLKKTANQLMEEMENETGDRNGTPEALTIMLDRQCLFKVEVGTRFGDRTYTVKKITEDVDIMANFSKLCPDEEVASRYKGSTNFTEKNANEKDHIEVIEESCSNSTSTQITPQKRSPNDLYRDHTGGDDLQLSSTKILKK